In the Deltaproteobacteria bacterium genome, one interval contains:
- a CDS encoding TIGR03560 family F420-dependent LLM class oxidoreductase, with translation MASSMQFGGTLPQIKRSWQEARAVAEELDALGFHSAWVCDHVYGVPAPNLPIFEAWTELAAVAAVTSRIELGTLVTPPFFRNPAILAKQIATLDHISGGRAIVGLGAGWFEAEFRGTGSPFPALGERMKALEETAILLRRLLSEERVTFQGRHFSVSEAWCEPKPLRRTPILIGGAGEKVLLRIAAQHADIWNNLAVFQAQLPAKIEALRRRCDDVKRDIAEIRISQQCVVVIEEDEARARESLEKAKKIYGGHMGGALEEHGIWGTPERVIDCIERHRKLGCGLLVIEFFGRDTRVPARLFAERVLPAFSGA, from the coding sequence ATGGCGAGCTCGATGCAGTTCGGAGGCACGCTGCCGCAGATCAAGCGCAGCTGGCAGGAGGCGCGCGCGGTGGCCGAGGAGCTCGACGCGCTCGGCTTCCACTCGGCGTGGGTCTGCGACCACGTCTACGGGGTGCCGGCGCCGAACCTGCCCATCTTCGAGGCGTGGACGGAGCTCGCGGCGGTCGCGGCCGTCACCTCGCGCATCGAGCTCGGCACGCTCGTCACGCCGCCGTTCTTCCGCAACCCCGCGATCCTGGCCAAGCAGATCGCGACGCTGGATCACATCTCGGGCGGGCGCGCGATCGTGGGCCTGGGCGCCGGCTGGTTCGAGGCGGAGTTTCGCGGCACGGGGAGCCCCTTCCCCGCGCTCGGCGAGCGGATGAAGGCGCTGGAGGAGACGGCGATCCTGCTGCGCCGGCTCCTGAGCGAGGAGCGAGTGACGTTCCAGGGCCGTCACTTCTCGGTGTCGGAGGCCTGGTGCGAGCCGAAGCCGCTGCGGCGCACGCCGATCCTGATCGGCGGCGCGGGCGAGAAGGTGCTGCTGCGGATCGCGGCGCAGCACGCCGACATCTGGAACAACCTCGCGGTCTTCCAGGCGCAGCTCCCGGCGAAGATCGAGGCACTGCGCCGCCGCTGCGACGACGTGAAGCGCGACATCGCCGAGATCCGCATCTCGCAGCAGTGCGTGGTCGTGATCGAAGAGGACGAGGCGCGGGCAAGAGAGTCGCTCGAGAAGGCCAAGAAGATCTACGGCGGCCACATGGGCGGTGCGCTCGAAGAGCACGGCATCTGGGGCACGCCCGAGCGCGTGATCGACTGCATCGAGCGGCATAGAAAGCTCGGCTGCGGGCTGCTCGTGATCGAATTCTTCGGGCGCGACACGCGCGTTCCCGCGCGCCTCTTCGCGGAGCGCGTGCTGCCCGCGTTCTCCGGCGCATGA